One Cedecea neteri DNA segment encodes these proteins:
- a CDS encoding helix-turn-helix domain-containing protein, giving the protein MPGISSDQDRAFRPKNRRLVVLAYQCLCTFEFGIAVEAFGRVDEVLGQPLYDLRVASLEKGVFDAQGGVRLVVDGGLELLEDAGTIVIPGWRNVFEPAPEPLIAALQRAHQNGSRIVSICAGSFILCETGLLDGKRATAHWNSTEILASRFPAVQVEHSMIYVDEGSLITSAGGAAGVDLCLHLIRRDYGIEIANRTAQRMITPPLREGSQAQWVQQPVPKRSTKSLAPLLDDLRHHLNAPLVIEQLARQAGMSRRTFIRRFKDATGTTPGEWMLSLRLEKACALLESEKLSIDQVAEQSGFGSAETLRHHFRLRFKTTPTQWRKAFKARTCLPVSE; this is encoded by the coding sequence ATGCCAGGCATCTCTTCAGATCAAGACCGCGCTTTTAGACCTAAAAATAGACGGCTGGTTGTGCTGGCCTATCAGTGCCTCTGCACATTTGAGTTCGGGATTGCCGTCGAAGCTTTTGGCCGCGTGGACGAAGTGCTCGGCCAGCCTCTCTATGACTTGCGCGTCGCGTCGTTAGAAAAGGGCGTTTTTGACGCTCAGGGCGGCGTACGTTTAGTGGTGGATGGCGGACTGGAGCTGCTGGAAGACGCCGGAACAATTGTCATCCCCGGCTGGCGCAATGTCTTTGAACCGGCCCCGGAGCCGCTGATTGCCGCCTTACAACGCGCTCATCAAAACGGTTCCCGCATAGTGTCGATTTGCGCCGGCAGCTTTATTCTCTGCGAAACAGGATTACTGGACGGCAAGCGAGCCACCGCCCACTGGAACAGCACCGAGATACTCGCGAGCAGGTTCCCTGCGGTGCAGGTAGAGCACAGCATGATCTACGTCGATGAGGGCAGCCTGATCACCTCCGCAGGCGGCGCCGCGGGGGTTGATCTCTGCCTGCATCTTATTCGTCGTGATTACGGGATTGAAATCGCCAACCGGACTGCACAGCGCATGATTACGCCCCCGTTACGGGAAGGCAGCCAGGCACAGTGGGTCCAACAGCCCGTTCCTAAACGCAGCACCAAAAGTCTGGCGCCGTTGCTGGACGACTTGCGCCACCATCTCAATGCGCCCCTGGTGATTGAACAGTTAGCCAGGCAAGCGGGCATGAGCCGCCGAACCTTCATCCGCCGGTTCAAAGATGCCACCGGCACCACGCCGGGCGAGTGGATGCTCAGCCTCCGGCTGGAAAAGGCTTGTGCGCTGCTGGAAAGCGAGAAACTCAGCATTGACCAGGTGGCAGAACAGTCTGGATTCGGCTCTGCGGAAACACTCCGGCATCATTTCAGGCTGCGTTTTAAAACCACGCCCACACAGTGGCGCAAAGCCTTCAAGGCCCGAACATGCTTACCCGTTTCTGAATAG
- a CDS encoding porin gives MKANLRALPLLIGAGLLAGMASFAANAEITVLKQDPQAGNPLSRLNFTVGGSIRPQFNMMSGDGDKGSYKRNGFDGGTRFRFAADYYLFDDISWISYYELGVNIPAVFEWDNHYAEGANNTTRRMLYTGLKSKTWGQLTYGQQNSIYYDVVGAKTDIWDYDMIGQAPGNGMNGDYDGSYRSRNMLKYKNTFGDADVYASYLFEDHDIRATNGMRYKRKGGGSLGVDYHITKDLTWGTAWNYTRADMRNPNDGDSKSYNQNIYGTALSWKPDNWTFSFGGGWYQNFLTTKLKDVNNYFSGDAWGIEYFAGYTIPVGQYAVKSVQPYFMGDRLQYVTGRSYQRIDNGVGVSFKLDYGFQVDYEHVFTSSTDNLGDMNLVRLRYDF, from the coding sequence ATGAAAGCAAATTTGCGCGCTTTACCATTACTGATTGGGGCTGGCCTGCTTGCAGGTATGGCATCTTTCGCTGCTAACGCAGAAATCACCGTCCTGAAGCAAGATCCGCAGGCCGGTAACCCGCTCAGCCGCCTCAATTTCACCGTGGGCGGCAGTATTCGTCCACAGTTTAATATGATGTCCGGCGACGGCGATAAAGGCTCTTACAAACGTAATGGCTTTGACGGCGGCACCCGTTTCCGCTTCGCGGCTGATTATTATCTGTTCGATGATATTAGCTGGATCAGCTATTACGAGCTGGGCGTGAATATTCCGGCGGTCTTCGAGTGGGACAACCACTATGCAGAAGGCGCGAACAATACCACTCGCCGTATGCTGTACACCGGTCTGAAAAGCAAAACCTGGGGTCAGCTGACCTACGGCCAGCAAAACAGCATCTACTATGATGTGGTTGGCGCGAAAACCGATATCTGGGACTACGACATGATCGGTCAGGCTCCAGGTAACGGCATGAACGGCGACTACGACGGTTCTTACCGTTCCCGCAACATGCTGAAGTACAAAAACACCTTCGGCGATGCGGACGTGTATGCTTCTTACCTGTTTGAAGATCACGACATCCGTGCCACCAACGGCATGCGCTACAAGCGTAAAGGCGGCGGCTCTCTGGGTGTGGATTACCACATCACCAAAGACCTGACCTGGGGTACCGCATGGAACTACACCCGTGCCGATATGCGTAACCCGAACGACGGCGACAGCAAGTCTTACAACCAGAACATCTACGGTACGGCGCTGAGCTGGAAACCGGACAACTGGACGTTCAGCTTCGGCGGCGGCTGGTACCAGAACTTCCTGACCACCAAGCTGAAAGACGTGAACAACTACTTCTCCGGCGACGCGTGGGGCATCGAGTACTTTGCGGGTTACACCATCCCGGTTGGCCAGTACGCGGTGAAATCCGTACAGCCATACTTCATGGGTGACCGTCTGCAGTACGTGACCGGCCGCAGCTACCAGCGCATCGACAACGGTGTGGGCGTGAGCTTCAAGCTGGATTACGGCTTCCAGGTGGACTACGAGCACGTCTTCACCTCCAGCACCGACAACCTGGGCGACATGAACCTGGTTCGTCTGCGCTACGATTTCTAA
- the ybbP gene encoding putative ABC transporter permease subunit YbbP, translated as MIARWFWREWRSPSLLIVWLALSLAVACVLALGSISDRMEKGLSQQSREYMAGDRTLRSARAVPDEWLTQAQSDGLKVGKQLSFATMTFAGDTPQLADVKAVDGVYPMYGELETNPPGLKPEPGTALLAPRLLELLNLKVGDNIDVGDATLRIIGQVIQEPDAGFNPFQIAPRLMMNLADVEKTGAVQPGSRISWRYKFGGNPQQLLQYENYLLPKLKPEQRWIGMEQDEGALGKSLERSQQFLLLSALLTLLLAVAAIAVAMSHYCRSRYDLVAILKTLGAGRAALRKLIIGQWLMVLVLSAIAGGAVGLLFEAALMQLLKPVLPAALPPASLWPWVWAIGAMVTISVLVGLRPYRLLLATQPLRVLRRDAVANVWPLKIYLPVISVVVVLLLALLMGGSSLLWAVLAGTLVLAALCGLVGWGVLKLLKKLTLKNLALRLAVNRLLRQPWATLSQLAAFSLSFMLLALLLVLRGDLLDRWQQQLPPESPNYFLVNIAPEQVQPVKTFLADHQVIPESFYPIVRARMTAINGQSTEGNPDEALNRELNLTWQSQKPDHNPILAGSWPPKAGEVSMDDGVAKRLNIKLGDSVTFMGDTQDFTAKVTSLRKVDWESLRPNFYFIFPPGALDGQPQSWLTSFRWEGNNGLLTQLNREFPTVSLLDIGAILKQIGQVLEQVSRALEVMVVLVTACGLLLLLAQVQVGMRQRHQELVVYRTLGAGKKLLRTTLWCEFAVLGLVSGLVAAIGAETALGVLQTRVFDFPWEPDLRLWIVLPVTGAVLLSLCGGWLGVRLLKGKALFRQFVV; from the coding sequence ATGATAGCCCGCTGGTTCTGGCGCGAGTGGCGCTCTCCCTCGCTGCTGATTGTCTGGCTGGCGCTTAGCCTGGCGGTGGCCTGCGTACTGGCGCTTGGCAGCATCAGCGACAGAATGGAAAAAGGCCTCAGTCAGCAAAGCCGCGAGTATATGGCGGGCGACCGGACGTTGCGCAGCGCCCGCGCCGTTCCGGACGAATGGCTGACTCAGGCCCAAAGTGATGGCTTAAAGGTCGGCAAACAGCTGAGCTTCGCCACCATGACTTTTGCCGGGGATACGCCTCAGTTGGCTGATGTGAAAGCGGTCGACGGCGTGTACCCGATGTACGGCGAGCTGGAAACCAACCCGCCGGGCCTGAAGCCTGAGCCGGGCACCGCGCTGCTGGCACCGCGCCTGCTGGAGTTGCTCAACCTGAAAGTGGGCGACAACATTGACGTGGGCGACGCCACGCTGCGTATTATCGGGCAGGTGATTCAGGAGCCGGACGCCGGGTTTAACCCGTTCCAGATTGCGCCGCGCCTGATGATGAACCTGGCTGACGTTGAGAAAACCGGGGCGGTGCAGCCGGGCAGCCGCATTAGCTGGCGCTACAAGTTTGGCGGCAACCCTCAGCAACTGCTGCAGTATGAAAACTACCTGCTGCCGAAGCTGAAGCCGGAGCAGCGCTGGATCGGCATGGAGCAGGACGAAGGTGCGCTGGGCAAATCCCTGGAGCGTTCTCAGCAGTTCCTGCTGCTTTCCGCCCTGCTGACATTGCTGCTGGCCGTGGCCGCGATTGCCGTGGCGATGAGTCATTACTGCCGCAGCCGCTATGACCTGGTGGCGATCCTGAAAACGCTGGGCGCGGGCAGGGCGGCGCTGCGTAAACTGATTATCGGCCAGTGGCTGATGGTGCTGGTGCTCTCGGCCATTGCCGGAGGTGCCGTTGGGCTGCTGTTCGAAGCCGCGCTGATGCAACTGTTGAAGCCGGTGCTGCCTGCCGCGCTGCCGCCAGCGAGCCTGTGGCCGTGGGTGTGGGCTATCGGCGCGATGGTGACAATCTCCGTGTTGGTGGGGCTGCGTCCGTATCGGTTACTGCTGGCCACTCAGCCATTGCGCGTCCTGCGCCGTGACGCCGTGGCCAACGTCTGGCCGCTGAAAATTTATCTGCCGGTTATCAGCGTGGTGGTGGTGTTGCTGCTGGCGTTGCTAATGGGCGGCAGTTCGCTGCTGTGGGCGGTGCTGGCGGGCACGCTGGTACTCGCGGCGCTGTGTGGCCTGGTCGGCTGGGGCGTCCTGAAGCTGCTGAAAAAGCTGACGCTGAAAAACCTGGCCCTGCGCCTGGCGGTTAACCGCCTGCTGCGCCAGCCGTGGGCGACGCTCAGCCAACTGGCGGCGTTCTCGCTGTCGTTTATGCTGCTGGCATTGCTGTTAGTGCTGCGGGGGGATTTGCTGGACAGATGGCAGCAACAGCTGCCGCCGGAAAGCCCGAACTACTTCCTGGTGAACATTGCGCCGGAGCAGGTTCAGCCGGTGAAAACCTTCCTTGCCGACCATCAGGTGATCCCGGAGTCGTTCTATCCGATTGTGCGGGCGCGCATGACGGCGATTAACGGCCAGTCTACCGAGGGCAACCCGGATGAGGCGCTGAACCGTGAGCTAAATCTGACCTGGCAGAGCCAGAAGCCGGATCATAACCCTATCCTGGCGGGAAGCTGGCCGCCGAAGGCCGGGGAAGTGTCGATGGATGACGGCGTGGCGAAACGCCTGAACATTAAACTCGGCGACAGCGTGACCTTTATGGGGGATACCCAGGACTTCACCGCGAAGGTCACCAGCCTGCGCAAAGTGGACTGGGAAAGCCTGCGGCCAAACTTCTACTTTATCTTCCCGCCGGGCGCGCTGGACGGGCAGCCGCAGAGTTGGCTCACCAGCTTCCGCTGGGAGGGGAATAACGGCCTGCTGACCCAGCTTAACCGCGAGTTCCCGACCGTCAGCCTGCTGGATATTGGGGCCATCCTGAAACAAATCGGCCAGGTGCTGGAGCAGGTCAGTCGTGCGCTTGAAGTGATGGTTGTGCTGGTGACCGCCTGTGGCCTGCTGCTGTTGCTGGCTCAGGTGCAGGTGGGTATGCGTCAGCGCCATCAGGAACTGGTGGTTTACCGCACGCTGGGCGCGGGTAAAAAGCTGCTCAGAACCACGCTGTGGTGCGAGTTTGCCGTGCTGGGGCTGGTGTCCGGCCTGGTGGCGGCCATCGGCGCGGAAACGGCGCTTGGCGTGCTGCAAACGCGAGTGTTCGATTTCCCGTGGGAGCCGGATTTGCGCCTGTGGATCGTGCTGCCGGTCACCGGGGCGGTATTGCTGTCGCTTTGCGGCGGGTGGCTGGGCGTTCGGTTACTGAAAGGGAAGGCGCTGTTCCGCCAGTTTGTCGTCTGA